A region of the Mytilus trossulus isolate FHL-02 chromosome 11, PNRI_Mtr1.1.1.hap1, whole genome shotgun sequence genome:
CTCTCAAGACCGGAAAAAGAAGTAAAACATCAGAAAATATTGTCAGGTTTCTCACATAAAGTTAATGTAATAAAACAGACAATGACATGCATGGATTGCAAGAGAAAGTTCACAAATCTACGTAACCTCTCAAGTCATTTACAAAGTATACATATGTACACATTTGAACAGGCAAGGGAAGTAACTGGGTATCCAGctttctttaataaaagaatacaCACGAAGAAGGTATCGAAAAATCAGAAATTTCAGGAACACACAGGAAATCTTAAAGAATTACAAATGACACAAGACACACCTGATAAAGAAAGTCCTGCAAATGAAAAGTTACCAACGCCTACCTCAAGACAAATTTCTTTGAATCAGAAGAAGAAAATCAGTAATGTTTTATTACCATCAGAGAAGGACAGATGTGTTGAATGTCCCAAGTCGTCAATTTGTACACATAAggtaatagaaaaagaaaaaaaacaacagaaaacatCGACAGGTTACTCTCAGAAAGTTGATGTGATAAAACAGACAATGACTTGTGTGGATTGCGAAAGAAATTTCACCAATCTACGTAATCTGTCAAATCATCTCCAGAGTAGTATACATAAGTACACATTTGAACAGGCAAGGGAGGCAACTGGTTATCCATCTTTTGTAAAAACGAAAGACACTTCTGGGAAAGAAAGTTCTGAAAATGCATTAGAAAATTTTACCAAGGCTATTGAGAGTCAAATGTCATCATATCCAAAGAAAGCAATCAAGTACAAAGTAATATTACCATCAAAGAAATACACATGCAATAGATGTCCGAAGTCATCGGTCTGTAGAAATAAGTTAATACATAAAAATCATAGAGAAATAAGGCATAAGAAAATACTTGTTTCAAAATTGTTTACGAGCCAACTAGTTCTAAAGAAACATATATGTCAGAGCTTTTCATGTATAAAACATCTTTCCAAAAAGCCATTCCAACAAGGTTCAGTAATTAGTACGTTGGATTCAAACAATAGTGACTCTCCTGGCACCTTGCTGAATCAAAGTAATGGAAATCAGAAAAGGTGCAAAGGAAACCAGTTTACTTGTTTGAAATGTGGATTATCTTTCCAATACTACAGCAGTGCATCATTACACTTCAAGAAAAAACATGGGAATCTTCAGTTACGACAACGAGCCATTTCTTCCAGAATAAAAAAGCATGTGGACATGCGTTCTACCATGTTTTCTAGAGAGTCATGTTTACCTAAGGTACAGGttgaatttgatgaaaaaaatagaacatgttaCAAATGTCAGAAGACCTTTTCATCTAAGAAAAAGTTCTCCCGCCATTTGAAAAGCACCAGATGTCATACTGATTTCTTACCATTAAAGCAGACAGGCTACACACATACAGTTGACATAAGAAAGCAGACAAAAACATGTGTAGATTGCAACAGAAGTTTCACGGCATTACGTGGCCTTGCAAACCATCTACAGAGTAGTGTACACATGTACACATTTGAACAGGCAAGGGAGGCGACAGGCTATCCATCACACATCAAAATAATAGATTATACAATGAAGGTGTCAAAATGTCAGAAATGTTCTGTCGTATTTACCACAATGAAAGATTTAAAAGCTCATACAGTTGCAGTACATGGTATTCCATGTAAATTCTGTGATGAAACATTTTCAAGTCccttttcattaaaaagacatGGGTTTCGGAAACACAGAGAACATATTAAGGAATTCCAAATGAttacatatacatttgataaagaGATGAATGAAGCATGTGATGGAGAAATTATCCCCAAGGCTAGTATGGCTAGCGAAAGTCAAGCATGTGATGGAGAAAATATCTCCAATGATAGTACGGTTAGTGAAAGTCAAGCGTGTGAAGGTGAAAATATCTCCAAGGCTAGTGCAGTTAGTGAAAGTCAAGCGTGTGACAGTGAAAACATCTCCAAGGCTAGTACAGTTAGTGAAAGTCAAAGTTCATCATATCAGAAGAAGAAAATCAAGTACAATGTTATATTACCATCAAAGAAATACAGATGTAATAGATGTCCCAAGTCATTGGTCTGTAGAAATAagttaattcataaaaatcatACAGAAATAAGGCATAAGAAAATTCTTGTTTCAAAGTTGTTTGCTAGCCAACTTGTTCTAAAGAAAAACATGTGTAAAAATCGCTCATTGATCAAATCAGTTACCAAAGACGACCTAGATTTGACCTCTAAGTCAAAAATAGAGGACATTGAAAAGATTTCAGAACCAAAAGTTGGACAGGAACCAAAAGTTATAGCCCTAAATGAAATGTCAGCTGATGTAGCAGGTTTAACACAGGAACCAAAAGTTGTAGTGGTAAAGGAAAAATCAGCTAACATGATAGGTCTAACACattattttaaagatgaaaataaTTCCATTGAACCATTATCAGACATGAAGTCAAACATAGGTGATCAATTAACTCTGATGGAAAATTCAGCCTTGATTGATCAAAATAACCCATTGGATACAATAGATAATGACTCTTCTGGTTCCTTGAATAATTCAAGtattattaatgaaaaacagaaaaagtgCAAGAGAAACCAGTTTACTTGTTTGAAATGTGGGTTGTCTTTCCCTTATTACAGCATGGCTTCATTGCATTTAAAGAAGAAACATGGAAGGCATCAGCTCAGACAAAGAGTCATTTTCTCAAGAATGAAAAAACATGTCAGTTTACGTAGAGTTCTATTTTCCAGAGACACAATAGAAACAAATACTTCCAATATATTGTCAGATGAAAAAAGGCAAACAAAATGTGATATATGTGACAGGACATTTTCATGTGTTGATACTCTTGCCCATCATTTAGTACACTATCACACTAACATGACCAAACGGGCAATGCAAGCATCAAGTAACATGGACCCCACTAATATGACTAAACCGGCAAGGCGAACATCTAGTAACTTGGGCAAGCAGAGAATTAGGTGTGTACATTGCAGGAAATCATTGAAATATCCCCGTACCCATGCTGCCCATCTTCAGATTGTTCATCATTATACTGTTGAACAGGCAATGGAAGTAACTGGATACCCttcattcagaaaaaaaaaagtttacacaAAAAAGCCAACAAAATGTCTGAAATGTTCTGTGATTTTTCCAACCTTGAGAGAGTACAAAGGTCATGAAATGCTGGTCCATAGTATTCCATGTAAAATTTGTGGGGAGAAGTTTTCAAATTCATGGCTTCTAAAAAGGCATTGGATTAAAAAACATCCAGAAAATGTTCATGACCTTGAAGAAATGAAAACTACATCTTTAACCAGGATCGCTGAAGAAGAAGAGAATAGAAAAGAAGGTGAGACAATGTTTAAATGTGACAATTGTGATTTTACAACTAGAGAATTAAATGTGTTGTCATCACACATCATAGAAACTCATCCAGAGGTCAAACCGTGCTGTTCTGTCTGTGGATATGTATACAGTAGCCAAGACGATGTGGAGTTACACATGAACGAATGCAACCGGAAAACAAAGACGTATCAAGAAAAATGCagtgtttgtaataaaaagttttataaaagatCAAGTTTGCAGATACATCAGTTCAAGGAACATGGAATACAGCATCCAAATGTTAAGGTACGTATGGTATATATAGTAGCATATGAAtctattgtaataaaaattcataatttcaaataaaatttgtagatttagcttACAACAAATGTACAAAGTCCTTATATTTGCATACAGTAACATTCGTTTAAAGTAGAAACTTGTTTTAACATCAAATaagcatttaaaaatttaaatacatttaaaaat
Encoded here:
- the LOC134690719 gene encoding uncharacterized protein LOC134690719; protein product: MVNCDHLSPLGDYLYQLYKSQALCDLSIITRTGTTVLAHKLVVAAFSGAVRTEVEKWKDLPQVSIVVDCEVAVLMEFLDYMYTGNLHLSEELFPLLQNVSHGLQIPSLQKYLEEYQTSLTRPSNGDYAQEGEVTGIKKEDEGTISDISEHTKSEIREITMKTNGVNRDCNSVSEHTSTEESNEVREVTLITKEEKRTNSDISEHTSFEKSNEVREITVIPKEDKEIVSDISETEHTSIEESNERELTVMPNEVRETTMKTNCEKGDCNSVSGKVKHGRNLEMNKSFDSQSFEMCDDLEEADDDTSADVSDNAASWEGGIEVMNASPRTSNMPKQGQPDSLIKESYVLLERIDSLVQPRDCNKTSGKTDQSNTHDTSGHSVIASSILVKDGKNKFTLDAEHLTNRKKKTIRHDIHRLLMNHSQNSLPTMKKFKKESLAEMFVCKLKKLYSKQYKDILVQKIGYSCKICRVWDKNVSRIKLHINLKHRNIKPRKLKSTSQKGRKCISKKRSKHMLEKRKKIMKKIEQKIENFECFRCDKSYSGIRALASHLIEKHKIKSDRVQKLTGYPKYFKYKKFSNQNCKECNINFDSLSDFRAHCRSVHKKKRLDPDIACSYENCSEKFLLESELLEHIVEFHKTHARKSVEHTTLRRHEVKDSHGVESVDRYDLSRPEKEVKHQKILSGFSHKVNVIKQTMTCMDCKRKFTNLRNLSSHLQSIHMYTFEQAREVTGYPAFFNKRIHTKKVSKNQKFQEHTGNLKELQMTQDTPDKESPANEKLPTPTSRQISLNQKKKISNVLLPSEKDRCVECPKSSICTHKVIEKEKKQQKTSTGYSQKVDVIKQTMTCVDCERNFTNLRNLSNHLQSSIHKYTFEQAREATGYPSFVKTKDTSGKESSENALENFTKAIESQMSSYPKKAIKYKVILPSKKYTCNRCPKSSVCRNKLIHKNHREIRHKKILVSKLFTSQLVLKKHICQSFSCIKHLSKKPFQQGSVISTLDSNNSDSPGTLLNQSNGNQKRCKGNQFTCLKCGLSFQYYSSASLHFKKKHGNLQLRQRAISSRIKKHVDMRSTMFSRESCLPKVQVEFDEKNRTCYKCQKTFSSKKKFSRHLKSTRCHTDFLPLKQTGYTHTVDIRKQTKTCVDCNRSFTALRGLANHLQSSVHMYTFEQAREATGYPSHIKIIDYTMKVSKCQKCSVVFTTMKDLKAHTVAVHGIPCKFCDETFSSPFSLKRHGFRKHREHIKEFQMITYTFDKEMNEACDGEIIPKASMASESQACDGENISNDSTVSESQACEGENISKASAVSESQACDSENISKASTVSESQSSSYQKKKIKYNVILPSKKYRCNRCPKSLVCRNKLIHKNHTEIRHKKILVSKLFASQLVLKKNMCKNRSLIKSVTKDDLDLTSKSKIEDIEKISEPKVGQEPKVIALNEMSADVAGLTQEPKVVVVKEKSANMIGLTHYFKDENNSIEPLSDMKSNIGDQLTLMENSALIDQNNPLDTIDNDSSGSLNNSSIINEKQKKCKRNQFTCLKCGLSFPYYSMASLHLKKKHGRHQLRQRVIFSRMKKHVSLRRVLFSRDTIETNTSNILSDEKRQTKCDICDRTFSCVDTLAHHLVHYHTNMTKRAMQASSNMDPTNMTKPARRTSSNLGKQRIRCVHCRKSLKYPRTHAAHLQIVHHYTVEQAMEVTGYPSFRKKKVYTKKPTKCLKCSVIFPTLREYKGHEMLVHSIPCKICGEKFSNSWLLKRHWIKKHPENVHDLEEMKTTSLTRIAEEEENRKEGETMFKCDNCDFTTRELNVLSSHIIETHPEVKPCCSVCGYVYSSQDDVELHMNECNRKTKTYQEKCSVCNKKFYKRSSLQIHQFKEHGIQHPNVKKYKCDFDGCKTITYTLPNFNHHKKMHTREKKYSCDECQFMSSQYSHLLRHVRSVHRRLRPHLCESCGKAYSAKKDLIHHIANTHTRDSHKFQCEYCPIQTTTKSSLQNHLWHQHKVKMAGDDRQYFQCDQCTYQTPNRKIFANHMNSHNNIRNYICDQCDARFVTMTVLIGHQKFKHSTKDQHKVCSQCGYRAKTKSSLNLHIRVQHQLKGIKPYKCDYCDFRCATGGNCRKHIMGKHKGLPVHYTCDKKYLDKARNERKAGNTNQLFE